Part of the Pieris brassicae chromosome 5, ilPieBrab1.1, whole genome shotgun sequence genome is shown below.
caacacattttgcgattaatttttatattatagattaagGTAGGTAGGTAATAAGTCAAGCAAATCccgaatatatgtatttctgtagCAGCGTTAAATATACACTGTGGTTAAAGTAACTAACTATTACGAttcaattgaaattattatacaatttgtgctttattttttttgttctattcgggcaaaaattagttttttgttgGAACTGGCCATTTACATACATCTATATTATAGTGTTAAAGTTTATGTGCAATCACTGATATAATCTGTGTAACATAAGTCTGATACCGGTGATTCACTTAAGAATATACAAAATTGATCAATTTATTTCAGGTGTTGGAAAACATTGAGTTACACAAAAAGTCCCAGTACTCCCATGTACCGGCTTGCCAGATATCCACATCCTACTATGTAGGTTTCGCCTACATGATGATGCGTCGTTATGCTGATGCCATTCGAACTCTTTCCTCTGCCCTGCTTTATATGCAACGTACGAAGCAGCTGTTTTCATCTCGTTCCTACCAAAACGACCAGATTAACAAACAGACAGAGCAGATGTACCATCTCCTTGCCATCTGTTTGGTGTTGCATCCACAGTGCGTCGATGAGTCCATACAGCAGGTCAGTATTGTATGACTAGCATTAACAATTGAGTTTTTAAGTGTAcatttctcaaaaaaaaaaaattatgatagtCATTTTCCATATCGACACCAACACATAAGTACAAACATACAGTTGGATTACCATAGACAATACATGATAGAGTTAAGGAATAGGCAACCAAAGCCCAATCTcatttatatgttaatgaGTCAAGCCtgtacattttcatttttctatAAGATTGGCATATACTTAAATCATACATCGAAGTTAcgctccgagagtatagctaGACGTTCTAGCATTATAACCATTCATTTAGCATATTAATcctaagtatttattattttgttgcaAGTGAGTGATTAATATAgagtgaaaataaaattatctattttgCAATGATGCAGGCAGTTTTATACACTGCaattgtctttatttattgttatttcagatttaataataaaaatgtcctTACGGAAACAATAATATCTTTTTGTAAACTATGTAACTGAAAGATTGgaaagaaatttataatttacatgaTATCGTTATCAGGTGCTACGCGAGAAGAACTACCACGAGAAGATGTTCAAGATGCAGTATGGGGATTTGGGTGAATTCGAAAGTTGCTTCACAATGGCTTGTCCTAAGTTCCTCTCGGCCTGCCCCCCTCCTATTGAGCCTGGTTCCAACTATGGAAGAGATGCTGTTAAGCATCAGACACAAGTCTTCATGGATGAGGTAGTTTTTATTATCGTGTAATGAGTTAACAGGAATGGTAGTATTGTAAAGTAATGCTCAACTCCAAGATTACAgcaagaaaaaaatagtacatatCAATATTCCTGACTACATTTTGCCAccttattaaactaattaaagcTAATCCCTACATCTATATAACTATTTGAACTGTAGATGTTTTAATGgtatttttgcaaatataGTTGTAAAATTCTGATGTCTTGGCTATTCTgccattaaattaaaagcccgATTGTACAATCTGTATGCCTATGTTAAATGCgattctaaattaataaacgaattgtggatattttaattcatttacaCAGAATGAAAGTTACTTATAGAATATTACTtccttcctttatattaataaaggacttgaattttgtatgtatcTGAAACTACTTAACCACAGGATACGTTTctcaggcaggaggctcacctgatgttaagtgatacagcaTACCACGTAAGAAAACGTGTTTAAAAGAGGTTTTCCTTTTTAAGGTTCGCCAGCAAAAAATGTTGCCAACTATTCGGTCTTACTTGAAGTTGTACACAACTTTGCCCCTCGCGAAGTTAGCTGTCTTCATGTCAGCGGCGAGAGGCGGAGATCGTGAGGCAGCGCGGGAGCAGGCTGCTCTAGCCATACATTTGCTCTGCTTCAAACATAAGATGAAGAATGTTGTGTGGACTAAAGGACCCAGTGGTCTTGATGGAAAGTTCCAGAGTGGCTCAGAGgtaattcaattataacataatgACAGTTATATAGAACTAAGTTCATAATGTATGATTTTAGTTAGATATGCTTCAATAAGGGGTTATCTTTTCTGTGCTTATTATTCAAATCTATAAgtagtaaattaatttcaagttCTGTGAAACCAGTGTCATGCATGTTGTAATACAGGccttaatttattcattaaacttTAGGTCAGCCTTACGCCTTGtcaattattgtaattgaCGCCGAGTATTTCAATTATTCAACATTAAACACTCGTTGTTGTGTAAAGATGTTCTTCTAAAACAGTAGTTGAACataatgaaaattttagtgtccattttaaaatagcaagttttattatttcagttgGATTTCTACATTGACAATGACATGATACACATTGCTGACACAAAAGTGGCTCATCGTTATGGTGACTTCTTTATTCGTAAGCTTCTGAAGTTTGAAGAACTCAACCGGAAATTGCACCATATTAAGATTTAATgtgcatttttatatgaaataaacacaaactaatattgtagtatatttttaattgacctTAACAATTAAAGGCACAAACTTTcgatttcttttataaaactttttgggctcatctattttaaatgtttcccTTTGCACAGTCTCTGGGTGAGGCTCTTGGAACTGCTTCCAGGGATCCTCAATTTTCAATGTATCCTCAATATTCACTTCTGTTAACCATTTACTATAACTTTTACTGAATCCATTGTATGCAGAAACAAAAACactgttattttgtttttgtttgtactgaaaaaatatgttatattataaataatgcacttaataaatttataattgtgaatataaaaaaattaaaaccttttttactaTTACTTCACATTTTTCATTGAACAATTctatatgtttcataaatatatcattGGGTTTTAAATTCTCCTGTTTTACAATATccattacatacaaaatatatccAAATTTAAAGTTTGCTGTCCCATGCCTTAGTAGGGTGCCTAAAATCTGGATGTTAACTCtgaaacaattttaacaaCCATTgcctttttaatacaaaacatataaacaattaaaataatattttttgcctTAAGATGTATATAGTAAAtgcatatacaaaaatatatcccTATTGTTTGATATATTATCTTCCACAATcttgtgttattttaaaagaaataatcatatatgtattttctatttaaagcaTAACAGTTTACTACTTTTGAAAGGAcacttattaaaaagtaaataattcataCTTAAGTTGTTTCTCTTTCATctcatttaaaagtttttcacCGTCTTCTTTTGTTTTGCAGGCCATTGCCAGAATGCCATAAGTcattatattaacttttaatctatgttttttattaggaAGTCTGTTTCTTCTTTTGGACTCcttttcaataatttcctTAACTGCCTGAAACAAAAAGATAATAAGTGTTCTTATGGTCCCACATGTAATAGTGCACCACTATTTTTTAACATGAGTTagaatttttagtttattgctGTACtcattatgaaaaataatacttacaaatGCATTGTCATAATGTAATCTTAGAcacctttttttaatgagcATATTGTAAAATTCTATATCGGGTAGTAATTTCATTGACTTAATGGtacataatactttattttcagcttctatattattttcaataacttcTAGCATTTGTGTGAAGATTTTAATATCAGGCTTTACAGAATAAAATGTCATTTGTTCTAAAAAATCATCTTGGCCTCCTACAATAGCAAATTTGTCTTGCACTGTGTTTACCTCTTGCAGTCCATAAACTTGTTCTAGTTGTAGAGTTTGTGAAAGTAAATTTGGGACACTTTGATTAGTTATGCTGGGTGTGTTCTGTGTAACAAATCTTAAAGTAATACTGTTTTCTTTAGTCTGTCTTGTATTATCTTGCTCTTCATTTAATGGTATTGATAAAAGTTCATTTGCACTCTGATCATAAGTATTTTGTAGCTTAATGTCAGATGAGggtgataataattttatctcaTCTTTTGAAGGTTTCTCTTTACTTGAGTCTATATGGAGAGgcttattagatttattattagctTGAGGTATTGTTgcttgaataatatttattaattcttgaATGTCTTCTTTACATCCTAAATTGCattcttttacacattttaaaataagattgaATGAATAAATGTTGGGTTTCTCTCTTAATGTTAACATTTTCCTCCAAACAATAAGAGCATGTCTTAATCCCGATTCTTTATCTGTGATACAGGCATGTAAAAGGTGATTGAAAGTATGGACTCtaatctttattttctttgaaatcATTTCATCTACTATTTTAAAGGCCATAGGTAAATCACCACATCTACCAAATGCCTTAATCATTACATTATAGTTTGTTAAATTAGGTTCAATACCTTTCTCTATCATGAGATTTCTTAAATTTCTTGCATATTTGAGACCATTTTCTTTCCAAGGACTGTTCATACAGGCCTCAAATAAACATGTATATGTGTCGCCTGTTGGTTTAAGTGCCCTCTTTTTCATGTCATTGTATAATTTGAAGGCTCTCTTTGTATAACCAACTTCAGCACAAGCaccaatcaaaatattataaatgtaattttcagGTTTAACTCTATCTTCTTTTAGCATTCTTACTTCTAATACATCTAAAGCTTCCTTTATTCTCTTATTTTGTACATATTGCTTGATAATGTcactatattgttttattgttaactGTTGCGATTTCAATGGGCGACTACTTTGAAAGTTTTCTTCTTGAATATCTCCTTCATCTTCAATTACTTTatctttaataattggtatttttgaaatagttCCAAAAGTATCCGGGTCTTCCAGGTAGGTTAcattattttctgttttaaaGGTTTTAGTAGCACTGGTGGGCTCTTTTtctgtaatattaaaagaattgtGACGAACGAAAGATATTATCGTTTTATtccttgaaatattttttactaagttTAAACATCGCAGAGCCAtttcttttttgtaatatttttattttgctaccaaaaattatatatataatcttgaAAACCCACAGACGAAATTAAAGCATAGAGTACatcatatatatagtatataagaTCACCCTAGCGATGGAGATATATAACTATTGCcattatatatcaaaaatagGTGTGCTGAGTAATATAAGCTACCAAAACGTAtgcatagaaaattaaattttaatcgaCCGATTTTACTACACTATTTACAAAAGGATTATTGCACTAAAACATTgagcataatatattttttaattagtatatatataataatgggagtaaaggaaattaataaaatattatttattacttttgtttttttcttcatatatTGAGAAACACAggtttcttatattattagttactGGCAtacattgaatatatatatatatatatatatatatggcttgtttataaataaaaaaaatccttttatttCTTACTTACTTACATACGCGAATGCACCATCCATACTCTTGCGTTGCGTGTCACCTCGTGGAAAGTGTGGATGGGAGTTTAGACCGGGCTTGTATGtcatttgatattatttactgACGATTTAGGGATAAATATACACTGACAATAATAAAGACGTGGCTTTGGCCTTTAAACTACCAAAATTCTCCAATTATTACCACGAACAAGACCTGGCTGTATGGGCTAAAGTCCTATGCCATTTCCATTAGGGacaaattaatatcatcataATTACTGACAAATGACAACACTTATTTTGAGCTTTGACATTGCTACTCACGTGTTGGAAAGtgctcttttattttatatataaaactttatatattctgaataattagttattttactACTTGTgtaggaaataaaaatttcagaaATGTCAATGGAAAATGAAGAACCAATGGAAGCAAGTTCGTCTGAAAGTGAGGATGATGAAATGGACGAAAAATCTGATACCGACGACGATCGTCCCAAAACATTCCTTCCTGGTCAAGAACTCAAAGAAGATGAGCAGCTGGTATGTGACCAGTCTGCGTATGTTATGTTGCATCAGGCCCAGACCGGAGCTCCGTGTCTAAGCTTCGATATTATACAAGATAATCTAGGAAATGATAGACAGCAATTTCCGATGACGGCGTATCTCGTCGCCGGTACACAAGCACAAAGCGCACACcttaataagtatatactttttgtaaaaaaattatttcatcttGTGCTTCTTAAGGCTAATAACTTTTACATTAAGTATTCTAGTGTTCAAAATGTCAAACCTACATCAAACTTCAAAAGGAGAGGATGAAGAATCAGAAAGTGAAGATGACGATGATGAGGAAGAAGATGAAGAACAGAAACCAGAAATGACATTTGCTGTCATTAAAAACCAAGGCTGTGTCAATAGGATAagggtatgtttttaatattaatacataaacataagAGTTGTTCTATTATTTAACTACAGGAAATATGACTTCCCATTCTTGAAGGCTTAACTTTAGGATCTTAggcaatattttaatgttatgtaaaaatttattgtcCTTAAGGTAAATTACAACAACCCTGTTGcctatttttactaaaatgtaataaacaatgtttttgttCCAGgcaactaattttaaaaattctgtgTTAGCAGCAAGTTGGTCTGAACTGGGGAGAGTTGATGTATGGAATATAACACAGCAATTGCAAGCCGTTGATGAACCAGCATTACTAGAAAGATACAATCTTGATACAGTAGCTAATCCTGTTAAACCTTTATACTCTTTTAATGGCCATCAGCTAGAAGGCTTTGGATTAGATTGGTGCCCAACTGAGCCAGGTGTAAGTTGCTGCATATGTTTTATGATGGGgtggaaaatattattttattcttacaaCTTATAACTCTATTTagaattaagattttaaattgtctATAAAATTACAGGTATTAGCAACAGGAGATTGTAGAAGAGACATCCACATATGGAAACCGAATGAAGCTGGAACATGGACAGTAGATCAAAGGCCTCTAGTTGGACATACAGGCTCAGTTGAAGATATCCAATGGTCTCCTAACgaaaggttttttatttatttatacatataatttgacCTTGATccactattttaataaataacaatttaatgctaaattaattttaaataagttaaatttttgtttttaggaATGTATTGGCAACTTGTTCAGTGGACAAAACAATTAGGATATGGGACACAAGAGCAGCCCCTAGCAAAGCATGCATGTTAACTGCAGAAAATGCTCATCAAAATGATGTGAATGTAATATCATGGAATAGTAAAGAACCATTTATAGCCAGTGGTTAGTATACctgtacaaaaatttaaatttgatagcAATGACTGTGATGTATGCTCTTAACAGTGCTTACTGGTTGTCTGGATGTTTCATTAACATACCAAAATTTCTTAAATCACTTTGGCATTTTAAGATGCCTGGCTTAAAACTCATAACAAATAAccaaacaaaactaaatacaaTACCAGATGAAACCATATAATCACACATgtaatatacagtataaactctatataacgacattGAAGGgactgtgcattttatggcATTATATAGTTGCagtctaattaataaataaatcttaatagagagaagaaaaatgtatagatAATTTATGAGTCTACatgtgcaagcaatcccaactTGTAAACaagaaattgaatttattagttgagtttATTACGGGCTAGGATAGTAAAGCATCAAAAGAGCATAGTCAGCTGTCTACActttttgatttgttttagcaactcaaaatgtattttgtattgtagagtgtatcattgtatggaagtcaagctaaaccaaccaaagtgAGTTGATTTCAACGGTTAAGgaagtttttctttttaattaaaactttcctTTTATAGGTGGAGATGATGGAGTCTTACATATATGGGATTTAAGACAATTCCCTACTGCCCCAGTTGGTACATTCAAACACCATACAGCACCAATAACCTCTGTAGAGTGGCATTGGACAGAAGCTTCTGTTTTGGCATCTTCTGGTGAAGACAATCAGGTAGCCTTCTGGGACTTGGCTGTTGAACGAGATGACAATGAAGTTGTTGAGGAGGAATTAAAGGTGggaataatcattaaaaaaataggaagTGTTGTAAACATAGAATATTACTACCAGAATTTgagttttcaaattaaaatacataagtaaTATTGATTTCTTCAAAATTGCTAATAATAACCACACAGAATAGCCTAAATAGCTATTAATAgataatactttataattaaataattataaagtattgaAATAAGTATAGTAGTAAGAAACTGTGAATCTATGTTGAATCtaacttatttttttgattacaGAACTTACCACCGCAACTACTTTTTATACATCAAGGACAGACAGACATTAAGGAACTTCACTGGCACAAGCAGATACCTGGAGTGATGGTTACAACTGCACATACaggatttaatatatttaagactataagtgtataatataaaataaagactaaaattgttaaagttttttgtttatatcacAGTATTGTCTTGAACATTAGTGATAAAAAActttctgtataaaaaattagtCTTCATGATTTAGATTAAATGATTTAACAGGTATAAACCATAGCCAAATTAACCAAATGGCGTATTGTTGGCCTCCCATGTGGACAATTCTGAAATGAAGTTGTAGTAATTAATGAActttaatgcatttttaatagtaatataaaaaaaaaattaggaaACTTTTACTTTTGAAAAGCAATATCACAGGATCAGAATCATAATGTTATCAGATTTTTTTGGTAAAATCACTTAAATAGATGAACATCaaactcatttattttattttaagtaattactaATCATTCGGTCTAAGATAGATCTTATGAATTGCTAACATAAAGTAATcataaattttagtatacaAAACCTAGAGCATTCTGTTGAGATATTTGGAACAAAGTTTAAGATAGATAAACGGATGAAAATAACACTATGACAACCAAGAGACCATAAAAGAAACAGCAGTAGGCCAAGGAAGGGAAGAGAGGAAATCATGGAAATGGCTGGAAAGACTAAGACCTGGACGAGATTGGTATACAATAAGGAAAAATGGAGATCAATGGGGAGGCCTTCGCCCGCAGGCACACAGAATCTGTAACCGTAGATTAAGAAAGAAATTAacttgtataatgtatatacatattttgtatctCTGACATAagtctgtaaataaataagatagaACTGATTATTACCCAGGGCTTGTCGATTTCTGACATGTGATCAATCAATTGTTTCATATCCGCCTTGCTAAGAGCTGTGCCTATCATGACAGACTTTCTGCAAGCTCGCGACGCGAACATGGCTCTTACTCTGCTAGGCCTACAGTATTCTGATGGAGATTCCTGTAAAAGGcagaaaatctatttaattaagttcttATTGTACGAtagtttcataaataaataaaactggcCATTATGGTGGtggaaacaataattttaattaatagccaatataatataatttatgctcctgtaatataagtaaaacCAAAAAAGTATGTGTAAAATGAACATATACAGGTGGTAAATTTCTA
Proteins encoded:
- the LOC123709234 gene encoding eukaryotic translation initiation factor 3 subunit L, whose product is MYSSDEYNEGGYESHGDYEPHTGDPQYDLDHDRSYYQMPEMVQKFLIYFRNMINEGVTYEILNLYENTFPKLTEKHFESTPWPDEKEVASIVDNDHVFMILYKELYFRDIYARVPGGPKPEQRFLSFYNYCDLFNYILSAETPVPLELPDQWLWELIDEFVYQFQSFAQYRSRTSKLSPAEIEALNTDNKAWNVLCILNVLHSLVDKSNIKRQLEVYAAGGDPDSVAGEFGRHSLYKMLGYFSLVGLLRLHSLLGDYYQAIKVLENIELHKKSQYSHVPACQISTSYYVGFAYMMMRRYADAIRTLSSALLYMQRTKQLFSSRSYQNDQINKQTEQMYHLLAICLVLHPQCVDESIQQVLREKNYHEKMFKMQYGDLGEFESCFTMACPKFLSACPPPIEPGSNYGRDAVKHQTQVFMDEVRQQKMLPTIRSYLKLYTTLPLAKLAVFMSAARGGDREAAREQAALAIHLLCFKHKMKNVVWTKGPSGLDGKFQSGSELDFYIDNDMIHIADTKVAHRYGDFFIRKLLKFEELNRKLHHIKI
- the LOC123709768 gene encoding glutamate-rich WD repeat-containing protein 1, giving the protein MSMENEEPMEASSSESEDDEMDEKSDTDDDRPKTFLPGQELKEDEQLVCDQSAYVMLHQAQTGAPCLSFDIIQDNLGNDRQQFPMTAYLVAGTQAQSAHLNNILVFKMSNLHQTSKGEDEESESEDDDDEEEDEEQKPEMTFAVIKNQGCVNRIRATNFKNSVLAASWSELGRVDVWNITQQLQAVDEPALLERYNLDTVANPVKPLYSFNGHQLEGFGLDWCPTEPGVLATGDCRRDIHIWKPNEAGTWTVDQRPLVGHTGSVEDIQWSPNERNVLATCSVDKTIRIWDTRAAPSKACMLTAENAHQNDVNVISWNSKEPFIASGGDDGVLHIWDLRQFPTAPVGTFKHHTAPITSVEWHWTEASVLASSGEDNQVAFWDLAVERDDNEVVEEELKNLPPQLLFIHQGQTDIKELHWHKQIPGVMVTTAHTGFNIFKTISV
- the LOC123709233 gene encoding pentatricopeptide repeat-containing protein 1, mitochondrial, with product MALRCLNLVKNISRNKTIISFVRHNSFNITEKEPTSATKTFKTENNVTYLEDPDTFGTISKIPIIKDKVIEDEGDIQEENFQSSRPLKSQQLTIKQYSDIIKQYVQNKRIKEALDVLEVRMLKEDRVKPENYIYNILIGACAEVGYTKRAFKLYNDMKKRALKPTGDTYTCLFEACMNSPWKENGLKYARNLRNLMIEKGIEPNLTNYNVMIKAFGRCGDLPMAFKIVDEMISKKIKIRVHTFNHLLHACITDKESGLRHALIVWRKMLTLREKPNIYSFNLILKCVKECNLGCKEDIQELINIIQATIPQANNKSNKPLHIDSSKEKPSKDEIKLLSPSSDIKLQNTYDQSANELLSIPLNEEQDNTRQTKENSITLRFVTQNTPSITNQSVPNLLSQTLQLEQVYGLQEVNTVQDKFAIVGGQDDFLEQMTFYSVKPDIKIFTQMLEVIENNIEAENKVLCTIKSMKLLPDIEFYNMLIKKRCLRLHYDNAFAVKEIIEKESKRRNRLPNKKHRLKVNIMTYGILAMACKTKEDGEKLLNEMKEKQLKVNIQILGTLLRHGTANFKFGYILYVMDIVKQENLKPNDIFMKHIELFNEKCEVIVKKYKQKQNNSVFVSAYNGFSKSYSKWLTEVNIEDTLKIEDPWKQFQEPHPETVQRETFKIDEPKKFYKRNRKFVPLIVKVN